From the genome of Edaphobacter dinghuensis, one region includes:
- a CDS encoding TolC family protein, with amino-acid sequence MTRLLRLAIACSVVAAGSLPAMAQISFASAVGLALKNNPKVLMAQADVAKAQAALSESKDVYVPSVAGGSGLGYSYGFPVGQPSVFNFTTHSLVFDFSQANYIKASRFALKAANLALKDAQQAVVEDVAVTYISLDRDSQREMALGQQEGYATRLIEIIQERLNAGQDTPISLTTAQLSAAQIRLAKLRTDDEATDDRNHLGRLIGLPAEGLEVISSSVPAFTAPSAGPVSGSSTALSPAVASAYATASSKRQIALGDTRYLWRPQIMFDAQYNRYAEFNNYNLYYSHFQHNNFGIGIQITLPIFDVGQKAKARESAADASHAEHEADLARDQFLEGRQKALHATAELAARAEVANLDQQLAQQQLEVMQVQLNAGNGSSSSPQMTPKDEQTSRIAEREKFLTVLDANFEMRKAEINLMRQTDQLEDWIQSAMQTPPSATLQPK; translated from the coding sequence ATGACCCGTCTTCTTCGCCTCGCCATAGCATGTAGTGTGGTCGCCGCTGGCAGCCTTCCGGCTATGGCGCAGATCTCCTTCGCATCCGCAGTTGGACTGGCCCTTAAAAACAATCCCAAGGTTTTGATGGCGCAAGCCGATGTAGCCAAAGCCCAGGCTGCGCTCTCGGAGTCGAAAGACGTCTATGTTCCAAGTGTCGCCGGCGGTTCCGGGTTGGGCTATTCGTACGGTTTCCCGGTAGGGCAACCGTCCGTCTTCAATTTCACGACACATTCGCTTGTCTTCGACTTCTCGCAGGCGAACTATATCAAGGCATCGCGGTTCGCCTTAAAAGCGGCAAACCTGGCATTAAAGGACGCGCAGCAGGCCGTCGTTGAGGATGTGGCTGTCACTTATATCTCACTGGACCGCGACTCGCAACGCGAGATGGCCTTGGGTCAGCAGGAAGGATATGCAACGCGGCTGATCGAGATTATTCAGGAGCGCCTGAATGCCGGCCAGGATACGCCCATCAGCCTGACTACCGCCCAACTTTCGGCAGCGCAGATTCGCCTGGCAAAGCTTCGTACTGACGATGAAGCGACGGATGATCGGAACCATCTGGGCCGCCTCATCGGTCTCCCTGCGGAGGGGCTGGAGGTCATCAGCAGCAGCGTCCCTGCCTTCACCGCTCCGTCAGCCGGTCCGGTGAGCGGCTCGTCGACAGCACTCAGCCCGGCAGTTGCATCCGCCTACGCTACTGCAAGCTCCAAGCGGCAGATCGCATTGGGAGATACCCGGTATCTGTGGAGGCCACAGATCATGTTTGACGCGCAATATAACCGGTACGCGGAGTTCAACAACTACAACCTTTACTACTCCCACTTCCAGCACAACAACTTCGGCATAGGGATCCAGATCACGCTGCCGATCTTTGATGTAGGACAGAAAGCGAAGGCACGCGAATCGGCTGCCGACGCCTCTCATGCGGAACATGAGGCAGATCTGGCGAGAGACCAGTTTCTGGAGGGACGCCAGAAGGCGCTTCACGCTACAGCGGAACTGGCAGCGCGTGCCGAGGTCGCCAACCTGGACCAGCAGCTCGCGCAACAGCAGTTGGAGGTCATGCAGGTTCAGTTGAACGCCGGCAACGGAAGCTCGTCGAGCCCGCAGATGACGCCGAAGGATGAGCAGACCTCGCGAATCGCCGAACGAGAGAAATTTCTAACCGTACTCGATGCGAATTTCGAGATGCGGAAGGCAGAGATCAACCTGATGCGCCAGACCGACCAGCTCGAGGACTGGATTCAATCGGCCATGCAAACACCACCTTCGGCCACCCTTCAACCGAAATGA
- a CDS encoding uracil-DNA glycosylase — translation MRSKVQPLSPILQQVYDSIVQCDRCPRLRDYCRGIGETRRRAYQDQTYWSRPVPGFGDPRARILILGLAPGAHGANRTGRPFTGDGSGAFMYPILHELGLASQPNGVSRDDGLKLRHAWIASVVRCAPPGDKPLPQEVRNCATHLADEIEALPRVRVVVCLGKIAFDGYLAHLLQMGVIDRKSAYRFAHGAEYVLPNGIHLLATYHPSLRNTNTGRLNGPMFTRIFLRARELAGLDR, via the coding sequence ATCCGTTCTAAAGTTCAGCCGCTCTCGCCGATTTTGCAGCAAGTCTACGATTCCATCGTCCAGTGCGACCGTTGTCCGCGTCTTCGAGACTATTGCCGCGGCATCGGCGAAACCAGGCGTCGCGCCTATCAGGACCAGACCTACTGGTCGCGGCCCGTGCCCGGATTCGGAGATCCACGCGCTCGCATCCTGATCCTGGGCCTCGCTCCGGGAGCCCACGGCGCTAATCGAACCGGCCGCCCTTTTACCGGCGACGGCTCGGGCGCCTTCATGTATCCGATCCTGCACGAGCTGGGACTGGCCAGCCAGCCAAACGGCGTCTCTCGCGACGATGGCCTCAAGCTGCGTCATGCGTGGATAGCCTCTGTCGTTCGCTGTGCGCCTCCGGGAGATAAGCCTCTGCCCCAGGAGGTTCGCAACTGCGCCACTCATCTTGCCGACGAGATTGAAGCCCTGCCTCGCGTTCGCGTCGTCGTATGTCTGGGCAAAATCGCTTTCGATGGCTACCTCGCCCATCTTTTGCAGATGGGAGTCATTGACCGTAAATCGGCGTACCGGTTTGCTCATGGTGCGGAGTATGTCCTTCCCAACGGCATACATCTTCTCGCCACATATCACCCTTCATTGCGCAACACAAACACTGGCCGTCTGAATGGCCCCATGTTCACCCGCATCTTTCTCCGCGCAAGGGAATTGGCGGGACTGGATCGCTAG
- the recJ gene encoding single-stranded-DNA-specific exonuclease RecJ, with protein MISAQSGLRQQWNIVSPDADAESVTRLAREVGCPEAIALLLMSRGIVDASTAKTFFNPSLDDLIDPMLMLGMPEAVARIQQAVRGGEPILIYGDYDVDGTTATVLLKTAIERTAAKDRPAVVTYHVPHRLREGYGMQTGVLGTAAASGVRLVISVDTGIRAFAAADEAKALGLDLIVTDHHLPDDVVGVPNAIAVINPAQEGCGYPFKSLCGAGVAFKLAHAILSAAAETEEERSKLRNSLIPSFLKLVAIATIADSVPLEGENRVIVALGLRELRNPVQPGLRALMQVAQIPANRPPTATEVGFRLAPRINAAGRMDIASEVVELFLTRDSERASTLAEKLNRLNDDRRATEAKALEDIETRLVCLRGDDGVFPAECIVFDDPAWHRGVLGILASRIVDRTGRPALVLTHEDGHAHGSGRSIDGFHLLDALTAVHTEGDALFTKFGGHAHAVGFSLPSGSVEALQTRMRTYSSSLLNGALLAPPLECDVELSFHELTSEFFDWLTRCGPFGVGNPEPVFVTRRVTLSADVRLIKERHICLQLFREDEPARFSALGWSRATDWPSRCAEMGLQRGSVVDIAYRLKCATNPQFPGLELELLDINLS; from the coding sequence ATGATCTCCGCCCAGAGTGGGCTTCGACAGCAGTGGAACATCGTTTCGCCTGATGCCGACGCAGAGTCCGTGACGAGGCTTGCACGCGAGGTGGGATGTCCTGAAGCCATTGCCCTGCTGCTGATGTCGCGCGGCATTGTTGATGCGTCTACGGCAAAGACGTTTTTCAACCCCTCGCTCGACGACCTGATCGACCCGATGCTGATGCTCGGCATGCCGGAGGCTGTTGCGCGAATCCAGCAGGCGGTTCGCGGCGGAGAGCCTATCCTGATCTACGGCGACTATGACGTCGACGGCACGACTGCCACCGTATTGCTGAAGACGGCTATTGAACGTACGGCTGCGAAGGATCGTCCTGCGGTAGTGACCTATCATGTGCCGCATCGATTGCGCGAAGGATATGGGATGCAGACGGGCGTGCTGGGCACAGCGGCGGCGTCCGGGGTTCGGCTGGTGATCAGCGTCGATACCGGGATTCGAGCGTTTGCCGCAGCCGACGAGGCCAAAGCACTTGGGCTCGATCTGATCGTCACGGACCACCATCTCCCTGACGACGTGGTGGGAGTTCCGAACGCCATCGCGGTCATCAATCCAGCGCAGGAAGGGTGCGGCTATCCGTTCAAGTCGCTTTGCGGCGCAGGTGTCGCTTTTAAGCTGGCCCATGCAATTTTGTCTGCCGCCGCTGAGACTGAGGAAGAGCGCTCGAAGTTGCGCAACAGCCTGATTCCCTCTTTTTTAAAGCTGGTAGCCATTGCGACCATCGCGGATTCGGTGCCGCTGGAAGGTGAAAATCGGGTCATTGTAGCGCTTGGTCTGCGCGAGCTTCGCAATCCGGTGCAGCCCGGGCTGAGGGCTTTGATGCAGGTCGCCCAGATACCGGCGAATCGCCCTCCAACCGCGACCGAGGTCGGCTTTCGGCTGGCGCCGCGCATTAATGCCGCAGGCAGGATGGATATCGCGAGCGAGGTGGTTGAGCTATTTTTGACCAGGGATTCTGAGCGGGCTTCAACGCTGGCAGAAAAGCTGAATCGCTTGAACGATGACAGGAGAGCGACCGAAGCCAAAGCGCTTGAGGACATCGAGACGCGGCTGGTTTGCCTGCGAGGGGACGACGGTGTCTTTCCAGCCGAGTGCATCGTCTTCGATGACCCTGCCTGGCATCGCGGCGTATTAGGGATTCTGGCATCGCGAATTGTGGACCGAACCGGGCGACCGGCGCTGGTGTTGACCCATGAAGACGGCCATGCGCACGGTTCGGGCCGCTCCATCGACGGCTTTCACTTACTCGATGCGCTGACGGCCGTTCACACAGAGGGAGATGCTCTATTTACAAAGTTCGGCGGGCATGCCCATGCCGTCGGTTTTTCTTTGCCCTCGGGGAGCGTAGAGGCGCTCCAGACACGGATGCGTACCTACAGTTCTTCTTTGCTGAATGGTGCACTGCTTGCTCCACCGCTCGAGTGCGACGTCGAACTTTCGTTTCATGAGCTGACATCGGAGTTCTTCGATTGGCTGACGCGATGTGGGCCGTTTGGAGTCGGTAACCCCGAGCCTGTATTTGTAACCCGTAGAGTAACGTTGTCGGCGGACGTAAGACTGATCAAGGAAAGACATATCTGTTTGCAGCTATTCCGGGAGGACGAACCTGCACGGTTCAGCGCGCTGGGCTGGAGCCGTGCGACGGATTGGCCCTCGCGGTGTGCGGAGATGGGATTGCAAAGAGGCTCGGTGGTGGATATTGCCTATCGGCTGAAGTGCGCGACGAATCCTCAGTTCCCCGGCCTGGAACTTGAATTACTGGACATTAATCTGAGCTGA
- a CDS encoding efflux RND transporter periplasmic adaptor subunit translates to MPTTDTRRLNPFALLGILLGVILLAVVVFRSFTRDVVEVRAAAVTYQNLVKSVPTNGKVEPISDFRAHAEGPGVISKIYVKVGQKIKSGDLLIQINDADAVAKLATAKAALSTAQASMHDLQQGGSQDERIALQGDQSRAKIQQQQAESDLAALKQLQQKGAASASEVAAAEQRLQTANSSLQNVEMRSTQRYSVPDRRRTEAQLSDAQAGVMAAEKGYANANIRSPLSGTVYSIPVSQYDFVQAGEDLVDVADLNKIQIRAYFDEPEIGNLAVGQPVTIVWEGKQDRVWHGHVTRVPTTVIAYGTRSVGECIIAVDDAQEDLLPNTNVTVTVTTQQRFNVLSIPREALHTEPSGRDFVYRIVNNKLVVTQVKVGVVNLMRVEITSGLTDKDTVALSAANSNRDLSNGLPVKVVD, encoded by the coding sequence ATGCCGACAACCGATACAAGACGCCTTAATCCCTTTGCGCTGTTGGGCATCCTGCTCGGAGTCATCCTTCTGGCTGTCGTGGTGTTTCGCTCCTTCACGCGCGACGTGGTCGAGGTTCGAGCAGCTGCAGTCACTTACCAGAATCTGGTCAAGTCCGTTCCTACCAATGGCAAGGTTGAGCCGATCAGCGACTTTCGTGCTCATGCGGAAGGGCCGGGCGTGATCTCGAAGATCTATGTCAAGGTTGGACAGAAGATAAAGTCCGGCGATCTGCTGATCCAGATCAACGACGCCGATGCCGTTGCCAAGCTGGCCACTGCGAAGGCGGCATTGAGCACGGCGCAGGCAAGCATGCACGACCTGCAGCAGGGCGGCTCTCAGGATGAGCGCATTGCTCTGCAGGGAGATCAGAGCCGAGCTAAGATTCAGCAGCAACAGGCAGAGAGTGATCTCGCCGCACTCAAGCAACTTCAGCAGAAGGGTGCAGCCTCGGCCAGCGAAGTGGCAGCGGCAGAGCAGCGGCTTCAGACTGCGAATAGCTCGCTGCAGAACGTAGAGATGCGCAGCACGCAGCGGTATAGCGTTCCTGATCGGAGACGCACTGAGGCGCAACTGAGCGATGCGCAGGCTGGTGTCATGGCCGCCGAGAAGGGCTATGCGAACGCAAACATCCGCTCGCCGTTATCGGGCACCGTCTACTCCATCCCAGTCTCGCAATACGATTTTGTGCAGGCCGGCGAAGATCTGGTAGACGTTGCCGACCTTAACAAAATTCAGATCCGCGCTTACTTCGACGAACCGGAGATCGGCAATCTGGCCGTAGGGCAACCTGTGACCATCGTCTGGGAGGGCAAGCAGGATCGAGTCTGGCATGGACACGTCACCCGGGTGCCGACGACTGTGATCGCCTACGGCACAAGAAGCGTCGGTGAGTGCATTATCGCTGTCGATGACGCGCAAGAAGACTTACTCCCCAATACCAATGTGACGGTCACCGTGACGACCCAGCAGCGGTTCAACGTCTTGAGCATTCCCCGTGAGGCGTTGCATACGGAACCGTCGGGACGCGACTTTGTCTACCGCATTGTCAATAACAAGCTTGTGGTTACCCAGGTCAAGGTTGGAGTTGTGAATCTCATGCGGGTCGAGATCACCAGCGGGCTGACCGATAAGGACACCGTTGCCTTGAGCGCAGCAAACAGCAACCGTGATCTCTCGAATGGGCTGCCCGTAAAAGTAGTCGACTAA
- a CDS encoding tetratricopeptide repeat protein encodes MVFKTNLNYIRIAFLLVLLSGGRLLADDAQANALLQQGRVDEAHTLLQTMLSAQPGNALAHQLLCRVYYAQEMEDAAIQECELAASQDPSNSNTQMWLGRAYGMKASHANPLVAFGLARKVRYAFERAVQLDPENVQAMNDLGEFYVDAPAIVGGGLDKARALASRMQPQFSSQSHRLLALIASENKDMTTAEAEFQKAVLAGRTPSAYIDLGQFYQRQNQPDKALEALKAGIDADRRKDASLVDAASILTAMNRSPQTAESLLREYLSSPARSDDAPAFKVHVQLGNLLTHQGDPASAHREYAAAVALASNYAPARRSLQGS; translated from the coding sequence ATGGTTTTCAAAACAAACCTGAACTACATCCGTATTGCATTTTTGCTGGTGCTCCTCTCCGGCGGCCGTCTGCTGGCCGATGATGCGCAGGCTAACGCGCTTCTGCAGCAGGGACGCGTTGATGAGGCACATACTCTTCTACAGACGATGCTCTCTGCCCAGCCCGGCAATGCCCTGGCCCATCAGTTGCTGTGCCGCGTCTATTATGCGCAGGAGATGGAAGATGCCGCGATTCAGGAGTGCGAGCTGGCGGCATCGCAAGACCCGAGCAATAGCAATACTCAGATGTGGCTTGGCCGCGCTTACGGGATGAAAGCCTCGCACGCCAATCCTCTGGTTGCCTTTGGGCTGGCACGTAAGGTCCGCTATGCCTTCGAGCGCGCGGTTCAGCTTGATCCGGAAAATGTTCAGGCAATGAATGACCTTGGTGAGTTCTACGTCGATGCACCGGCGATCGTTGGCGGAGGGCTCGATAAGGCTCGGGCACTGGCCAGCCGCATGCAGCCGCAGTTTTCATCGCAGTCGCATCGCCTGCTGGCCCTGATTGCCAGCGAGAACAAAGATATGACGACCGCGGAGGCGGAGTTTCAAAAAGCTGTTCTCGCCGGCAGGACTCCCTCGGCCTACATTGATCTCGGCCAGTTTTATCAAAGACAGAACCAGCCAGATAAAGCGCTCGAAGCGCTGAAGGCTGGCATCGACGCGGATCGAAGAAAAGACGCATCGCTGGTCGACGCGGCCAGCATTCTGACTGCAATGAACCGATCGCCGCAGACCGCCGAGAGCCTGCTGCGCGAATATCTCTCCTCGCCTGCCCGGTCGGATGACGCTCCGGCGTTCAAGGTCCACGTCCAGCTTGGCAACCTGCTGACGCATCAGGGCGACCCTGCTTCGGCGCACCGCGAGTATGCCGCCGCCGTTGCGCTGGCCTCAAACTATGCACCTGCCCGCAGATCGCTGCAGGGATCCTAA
- a CDS encoding EamA family transporter: MTTAHVFHQWSAILFVVVLAITGECLIAAGMRGLGDLDRLRTRPGLLGYLGPVRAVLANPLFLIGALCMALNFFAMLYTLSIAQLSLAAPAIASLTYIGNTVAAKLFLHENVDRRRWLAALFVCAGVVLLSK; the protein is encoded by the coding sequence ATGACCACAGCGCACGTCTTCCATCAGTGGTCCGCCATCCTCTTTGTGGTGGTCCTTGCCATTACCGGCGAGTGTCTCATCGCTGCCGGGATGCGCGGCCTTGGCGATCTTGACCGCCTCCGCACACGCCCCGGCCTTCTCGGCTACCTTGGTCCGGTGCGCGCTGTCCTCGCTAATCCCCTTTTTCTTATCGGGGCACTCTGCATGGCGCTCAATTTCTTCGCCATGCTTTACACGCTCTCCATCGCCCAACTCTCGCTCGCTGCTCCTGCCATCGCCTCCCTCACCTACATCGGCAACACCGTCGCTGCGAAGCTCTTTCTGCACGAAAATGTAGACCGGCGTCGATGGTTGGCGGCTCTCTTTGTCTGCGCCGGGGTGGTCTTACTTTCGAAGTAG
- a CDS encoding EamA family transporter, translated as MKHTLTPRRYFILLAVMLTASVGDTLLSRGMSQVGPVDLHHLGLLLHALTNINVIAGILLLIGFFASYTTALSWADLTFVMPATAFGYVVIALLSRFWLHEYLSPYRWAGIVLIVCAVGFVANGPSRTEHPSNHPDLDLMDSGVGR; from the coding sequence ATGAAGCACACCCTTACACCGCGACGTTATTTCATTCTGTTGGCTGTCATGCTCACCGCATCAGTGGGCGACACGCTGCTCTCGCGCGGCATGTCCCAGGTTGGCCCAGTCGATCTGCATCATCTCGGCCTGCTGCTGCACGCCCTTACCAACATCAACGTTATCGCCGGCATTCTTCTGCTTATCGGTTTCTTCGCCAGCTACACCACTGCTCTTTCGTGGGCCGACCTCACCTTTGTGATGCCTGCTACTGCGTTCGGCTATGTCGTCATTGCACTCCTCAGCCGCTTCTGGCTGCACGAGTACCTGAGCCCTTACCGATGGGCGGGTATCGTCCTTATCGTCTGCGCCGTCGGCTTTGTAGCTAACGGCCCTTCGCGCACGGAGCATCCTTCGAACCACCCCGACCTTGATCTGATGGACAGCGGAGTTGGCCGATGA
- a CDS encoding aldose epimerase family protein — MYAKLWRHQLAERWHHIKQTAVKRSGLLVTVAVTLVLLLIAVGLKERGRGKLTRLKTELGVQHTVLQQAVVIRPGGQDPVVLERAEMADMGGPELISATLLPGRGMNLLQLRAYIPQKGTVNLLASPSVEDAAKQMTGEGEDANGLASLAMGAPIEAPWANRIWGSPLDSDTITTWRGHSLHLPGKDGESKGGLLLDRQADSVKTNVMPDGGQTQATYDAGDFNGHWISHTVVTTSVQLNSRTLEMSISAHNTGDQAEPVGIGWQPRFAILSGDRGQATLKLPTALHVEGANHGDGIPTGRLLPVTGTPYDFTAHDGVRLGTMNLNDSFVHLQPGLMDSGPIAELRDPKSGYGIRITIMSPSIKAIHINAPADASYVSISPQFNYDDPFGREWPKSEDTGMAILEPGQTTQWRIRLEIFALKSNGSQQM, encoded by the coding sequence ATGTATGCAAAGTTGTGGAGACATCAACTCGCCGAACGGTGGCACCACATCAAGCAGACGGCAGTGAAGCGCTCAGGTCTGCTGGTCACCGTCGCTGTAACTCTTGTGTTGTTGCTGATAGCCGTAGGGTTGAAGGAGCGTGGCCGGGGCAAGCTGACAAGGCTGAAGACCGAGTTGGGAGTTCAGCACACAGTGCTACAGCAAGCGGTGGTCATACGTCCCGGCGGTCAGGACCCAGTGGTTCTGGAGCGTGCGGAGATGGCGGACATGGGAGGGCCGGAGCTGATCTCGGCGACGCTGCTGCCCGGGCGCGGAATGAATTTGCTCCAGCTTCGGGCTTATATTCCACAAAAAGGGACCGTAAACCTGCTGGCTTCGCCGTCTGTTGAGGACGCCGCTAAGCAGATGACAGGAGAGGGAGAGGACGCCAACGGGCTTGCGAGCTTGGCGATGGGAGCGCCCATCGAGGCTCCCTGGGCAAACCGCATCTGGGGTTCTCCGCTGGACAGCGATACCATCACGACCTGGCGGGGGCACAGCCTGCATCTGCCCGGCAAGGATGGAGAGAGCAAGGGCGGGCTGCTGCTGGACCGGCAGGCTGACTCCGTGAAAACAAACGTGATGCCCGATGGGGGGCAGACCCAGGCGACCTACGATGCAGGAGACTTTAACGGCCACTGGATATCACACACTGTGGTTACGACGAGCGTTCAATTGAATAGCCGCACCCTGGAGATGAGCATCTCTGCCCACAACACTGGAGATCAGGCAGAGCCAGTCGGGATAGGCTGGCAACCTCGATTCGCCATTTTGAGCGGAGACCGCGGCCAAGCGACATTGAAGCTTCCCACCGCGCTGCATGTCGAAGGCGCAAACCACGGCGACGGAATTCCCACCGGCAGATTACTGCCGGTCACTGGAACGCCTTACGACTTTACCGCACATGATGGCGTTAGACTGGGCACGATGAACCTGAACGATAGCTTTGTCCATCTGCAGCCGGGGTTGATGGATAGCGGCCCCATCGCCGAGCTTCGGGATCCGAAGAGCGGTTATGGCATAAGAATCACGATCATGAGCCCTTCTATCAAGGCAATCCATATCAACGCTCCGGCGGACGCCTCGTATGTTTCCATCAGTCCCCAGTTTAACTATGACGATCCCTTTGGCCGGGAGTGGCCAAAGAGTGAGGACACCGGCATGGCTATTCTGGAGCCGGGGCAGACGACGCAATGGAGGATCCGGCTCGAGATCTTTGCCCTGAAGAGTAACGGATCCCAACAGATGTAG
- the hpnJ gene encoding hopanoid biosynthesis associated radical SAM protein HpnJ yields the protein MPLKTLFLNPPSFEKFDGGASSRWPATREIESYWYPVWLTYPAGMLEGSRLLDAPPHHIKWQEVVEILKDYEFLVLFTSTMGWDGDQKMAEVIKQTYPTIKIAFVGPPVTTSPDKALNECPAIDFICRREFDFSIVDFANGKPLNEILGVSYKDASGKIQHNPDRPQVTPEQLDEMPWATQIYKRDLDVTKYNVPFLLHPYIALYSTRGCPAQCTFCLWPQTLSGHAWRKRSTDDVAAEMKWAKENFPHVKEYFFDDDTFNIQKARTIELCEKLKPLGLTWSCTSRVTTDFDTLKAMKEAGCRLLIVGYESGDPQILKNIKKGATVERALDFTRDCHKLGLVIHGDFILGLPGETKESIRNTIEFAKQLDCETIQVSIAHAFPGTEFFDFAKEKGFITNEAMNDDGGHQMAHIEYPGLPVEYVMEMVHKFYDEYYFRPKAAFRVVWQAIVNRDVPRLYEEAKSFMKLRSQRNKAVRAAKEANAAKAQESVSMNA from the coding sequence ATGCCCCTGAAGACACTCTTTCTGAACCCGCCCTCCTTCGAGAAGTTTGACGGTGGAGCCAGCTCCCGCTGGCCTGCCACCCGCGAGATCGAATCCTACTGGTACCCTGTGTGGCTCACCTATCCGGCGGGCATGCTCGAAGGGTCCCGTCTTCTCGACGCGCCACCGCACCATATCAAGTGGCAGGAAGTCGTCGAGATCCTGAAGGATTACGAGTTCCTCGTCCTCTTTACCAGCACCATGGGCTGGGACGGCGATCAGAAGATGGCCGAGGTCATCAAGCAGACCTACCCCACGATCAAGATCGCGTTCGTCGGCCCTCCGGTCACGACGTCGCCGGATAAGGCGCTCAACGAGTGCCCTGCGATCGACTTCATCTGCCGCCGCGAGTTCGACTTTTCTATCGTCGACTTTGCCAACGGCAAACCGCTGAATGAGATTCTCGGCGTCAGCTACAAGGACGCCTCGGGCAAGATCCAGCACAATCCTGACCGTCCGCAGGTTACCCCCGAGCAGCTCGACGAGATGCCCTGGGCCACGCAGATCTATAAGCGCGACCTCGACGTTACCAAATACAACGTACCGTTCCTGCTGCATCCCTACATCGCGCTCTACTCGACGCGCGGCTGCCCGGCACAGTGCACCTTTTGCTTGTGGCCACAGACGCTTAGCGGTCACGCCTGGCGCAAGCGGTCTACCGATGATGTAGCCGCCGAGATGAAGTGGGCCAAGGAGAACTTTCCTCACGTCAAGGAGTACTTCTTCGATGACGACACCTTCAATATTCAGAAGGCACGCACCATCGAGCTCTGCGAAAAGCTGAAGCCACTCGGCCTGACCTGGTCTTGCACCTCGCGCGTCACCACCGACTTCGACACGTTGAAGGCCATGAAGGAAGCAGGCTGCCGTCTGCTGATCGTCGGCTACGAGTCCGGCGATCCCCAAATCCTTAAGAACATCAAGAAGGGCGCTACGGTTGAGCGCGCGCTCGACTTTACCCGCGACTGCCATAAACTCGGCCTCGTCATTCATGGCGACTTCATTCTGGGCCTGCCCGGCGAGACCAAGGAGTCGATTCGCAACACCATCGAGTTCGCCAAGCAGCTCGACTGCGAGACCATTCAGGTCTCCATCGCTCATGCCTTCCCCGGCACGGAGTTCTTCGACTTCGCCAAGGAGAAAGGCTTCATCACCAATGAGGCCATGAACGACGATGGCGGCCACCAGATGGCTCACATCGAGTATCCGGGGTTGCCGGTCGAATACGTCATGGAGATGGTGCACAAGTTCTATGACGAATACTACTTCCGCCCCAAGGCAGCGTTCCGCGTGGTGTGGCAGGCCATCGTGAACCGCGACGTGCCTCGTCTTTACGAAGAGGCCAAGTCGTTCATGAAGCTGCGTTCGCAGCGCAACAAGGCGGTGCGAGCCGCCAAGGAAGCCAACGCCGCCAAGGCGCAGGAATCCGTCAGCATGAACGCGTAG